One genomic window of Camelina sativa cultivar DH55 chromosome 5, Cs, whole genome shotgun sequence includes the following:
- the LOC104786933 gene encoding syndetin isoform X1 translates to MQPNLFPFGTVLSNPFLFNGGDLTELGSGAGFESSRVFFLLPFFLSSQGGSGGMDLSKVGEKFLSSVKSATSLGLLPSPSFSDRPEIPARAAAAAAVARALAGLPSDQGLSISSTATELSSIYGNRPLPQQVEELEEGFYEEDFDSVMHILENVPDDQSELAYFEKQATLRLVQLDRVAEDLSHHVMEHHEVMVKGMNLVRELEKDLKIANVICKNGRRNLTSSMNEASRDLIVHNHSKKKQALLDMLPILTDLRHARVMRSTLEDLVEEGNYCKAFQVLSEYLQLLDSLSEFSAAQEMTRGVEVWLGRTLHKLDSLLLGVCQEFKEDSYVMVLDAYALIGDVSGLAEKIQSFFMQEVISETHSVLKTIVGEDNSAATQYSRLTYSDLCLQTPESKFRQCLLRTLAVLFQLIYSYHEIMSFTPEKKVESLISPSSATTQMVDSVTRSACDPQDGGLSSAMSSGSIPPCTISAEESDGSGTSSSVQQVLQASDSAIDEPRDSGDAVSCGESPWYHLRKESAAFVSETLQRGRRNLWQLTTSRVSVLLSSPGASSTSIHQFLKNYEDLSIFILAGEAFCGFEVVDFREKLKGVCENYFTAFHRQSMHALKMVLEKETWTKLSPDTVQTINFAGLVGDGAPLIISSRSATGSSRFPHSNKSNNSVDPSGNRSGFSYWLKSGNPFSAKLTLYREDQDYSSVNGAISRDDEGNDSIHDDVVNPKIRDKKRVNGGSPVSEDENEDLLADFIDEDSQLPRRSFTRSQSRTSSSHLSTNDDLTAQTGSSLCLLRSMDKYARLMQKLEIVNVEFFKGICQLFGVFFYFVFQVFGQENTNSGGKGVADSFNHRLKSSLSRISQECEQWIKPHISSSPSSSLAFPNTVHSLADVTPANPLNTSGHISGVSFSLKERCAAVDTVSLVARILHKSKAHLQSMLMSRTGSLVEDFFGQLVDSVPHLTEHLHRTTARILLHVNGYVDRIANSKWEVKELGMEHNGYVDLMLGEFKHYKTRLAHGGIPPEVQNRLLEYGVEIFAEILVEGLSRIKRCTNEGRALMLLDFQVLINGLQHFVPTNVKPKLQIVETFIKAYYLPETEYVHWARARPEYTKAQVVGLVNLVATMKGWKRKTRLEVIEKIESASA, encoded by the exons ATGCAGCCTAATCTTTTCCCATTCGGCACTGTTTTGAGTAATCCATTCCTCTTCAATGGCGGAGATCTAACCGAACTTGGTTCTGGTGCTGGATTCGAGAGctctagggttttcttcttaCTCCCTTTCTTTTTATCATCCCAAGGCGGCAGTGGTGGGATGGATTTGTCCAAAGTTGGTGAAAAGTTCCTCAGCTCTGTTAAATCCGCTACTTCTCTTGGTCTCTtaccttctccttctttctccgATCGTCCTGAG ATTCCTGCACGTGCTGCAGCTGCTGCTGCGGTTGCTCGTGCTTTGGCTGGACTACCTTCTGATCAAGGGTTGAGTATATCTTCTACTGCTACTGAGCTTAGTTCAATTTATGGGAATAGACCTCTTCCTCAGCAAGTTGAAGAGCTTGAAGAAGGGTTTTATGAAgag GATTTTGATTCTGTAATGCATATTTTGGAGAATGTGCCGGATGATCAAAGTGAGTTGGCTTATTTTGAGAAACAG GCCACCTTGAGGTTGGTACAGCTGGATAGAGTGGCAGAAGATCTGTCTCACCATGTTATGGAGCATCATGAAGTAATGG TGAAGGGGATGAATTTGGTTAGAGAACTTGAAAAAGATTTGAAGATTGCAAATGTCATCTGCAAG AATGGAAGACGAAATTTGACTTCTTCTATGAATGAGGCCTCCAGAGATCTTATTGTACACAATcattccaaaaagaaacaagctCTTCTG GATATGCTTCCTATTCTAACCGATCTCCGCCATGCAAGGGTAATGCGGTCAACTCTTGAAGACCTTGTTGAAGAAGGAAACTATTGCAAG GCGTTTCAAGTTCTATCGGAGTATTTGCAGCTGCTTGATAGTCTATCTGAATTCTCAGCAGCCCAAGAGATGACCCGTGGTGTTGAG GTTTGGTTAGGAAGAACTCTCCATAAGCTGGATTCACTATTGTTGGGCGTTTGCCAGGAGTTCAAAGAAGATAGTTATGTAATG GTCCTTGACGCTTATGCACTGATCGGTGATGTCTCTGGTCTTGCCGAAAAAATACAAAGCTTCTTTATGCAAGAAGTTATCTCAGAAACCCACTCAGTGCTAAAGACCATTGTTGGGGAG gaTAACAGTGCTGCCACCCAATATAGTAG ACTTACCTACAGCGATCTATGCCTTCAGACACCAGAATCCAAGTTTAGGCAATGTCTTTTGAGAACACTAGCTGTGCTGTTTCAGTTAATATATTCATACCATGAGATAATGAGTTTCACGCCAGAAAAGAAG GTAGAAAGTTTGATTTCACCAAGTTCTGCAACAACTCAAATGGTTGATTCAGTAACTAGAAGTGCATGCGACCCACAGGATGGGGGCCTCTCATCAGCCATGAGTTCTGGAAGTATACCTCCTTGTACAATTTCTGCTGAAGAGTCTGATGGAAGTGGAACATCCAGTTCCGTGCAGCAGGTGCTGCAGGCGTCTGATAGTGCAATAGATGAGCCTAGAGATTCTGGAGATGCAGTATCATGTGGCGAGTCGCCATGGTACCATCTACGAAAAGAAAGTGCAGCTTTTGTTTCAGAAACTCTTCAGAGAGGACGAAGAAATCTTTGGCAACTTACAACGAGCCGTGTCTCAGTTTTGCTCTCTTCCCCAGGTGCTTCATCAACAAGTATACATCAGTTCCTAAAAAATTATGAAGACCTGAGCATCTTTATCCTTGCTGGGGAAGCATTCTGTGGATTTGAAGTTGTTGATTTTAGGGAGAAGCTAAAGGGTGTATGTGAAAATTATTTCACTGCGTTTCATAGACAAAGCATGCAT GCGCTTAAAATGGTTCTGGAGAAGGAGACATGGACAAAATTGTCTCCTGATACTGTGCAAACTATTAATTTTGCTGGTCTTGTGGGGGATGGGGCTCCCCTAATTATTTCTTCCCGCAGTGCCACTGGTTCTTCCAGATTCCCTCACTCGAATAAGTCAAATAACTCAGTTGATCCAAGTGGTAACAGGAGTGGATTTTCTTATTGGCTGAAAAGTGGAAACCCCTTCTCAGCAAAGTTAACTCTCTATAGAGAAGATCAAGACTACTCCTCAGTTAATGGAGCTATCTCTCGAGATGATGAAGGGAATGATAGTATTCACGATGATGTTGTGAATCCCAAGATAAGAGATAAAAAACGCGTTAACGGAGGCAGTCCTGTTTCAGAAGATGAAAACGAAGACCTTCTTGCTGACTTTATTGATGAGGATAGTCAGCTTCCAAGACGAAGTTTTACACGTAGTCAATCAAGGACTTCATCTTCACATCTCAGTACTAATGATGATTTGACAGCTCAAACAGGATCGTCCCTTTGTCTTCTAAG ATCAATGGATAAGTACGCGAGGCTTATGCAGAAACTAGAAATTGTTAACGTTGAATTCTTTAAG GGAATATGCCAATTGTTTGGggtctttttctattttgtatttCAAGTATTTGGTCAAGAAAATACTAATTCAGGTGGAAAAGGAGTCGCTGACTCTTTCAATC ATCGTTTGAAAAGCAGCTTATCCCGGATATCACAAGAGTGTGAGCAATGGATAAAACCTCACatttcatcatcaccttcttcttcacttgccTTTCCCAACACCGTTCATAGTCTTGCGGACGTGACTCCAGCAAATCCCTTAAATACTTCTGGTCACATATCAGGCGTATCTTTTAGTCTCAAG GAAAGATGTGCTGCAGTGGACACTGTTTCTCTTGTGGCTCGGATATTACATAAATCAAAGGCTCATCTCCAATCAATGCTTATGTCAAGAACTGGCTCTCTGGTTGAAGACTTCTTTGGTCAACTG GTTGATTCCGTCCCTCATCTGACAGAGCACTTACATAGGACAACTGCGAGGATACTGCTGCATGTTAATGG ATATGTCGACCGGATAGCTAATTCTAAATGGGAAGTCAAGGAGCTTGGAATGGAGCATAATGG GTATGTTGATTTAATGCTCGGGGAATTCAAACACTACAAAACAAGGCTTGCTCATGGAGGCATTCCACCGGAG gtcCAAAACCGCCTACTGGAATATGGAGTTGAAATATTTGCGGAGATTCTGG
- the LOC104786933 gene encoding syndetin isoform X2, whose translation MQPNLFPFGTVLSNPFLFNGGDLTELGSGAGFESSRVFFLLPFFLSSQGGSGGMDLSKVGEKFLSSVKSATSLGLLPSPSFSDRPEIPARAAAAAAVARALAGLPSDQGLSISSTATELSSIYGNRPLPQQVEELEEGFYEEDFDSVMHILENVPDDQSELAYFEKQATLRLVQLDRVAEDLSHHVMEHHEVMVKGMNLVRELEKDLKIANVICKNGRRNLTSSMNEASRDLIVHNHSKKKQALLDMLPILTDLRHARVMRSTLEDLVEEGNYCKAFQVLSEYLQLLDSLSEFSAAQEMTRGVEVWLGRTLHKLDSLLLGVCQEFKEDSYVMVLDAYALIGDVSGLAEKIQSFFMQEVISETHSVLKTIVGEDNSAATQYSRLTYSDLCLQTPESKFRQCLLRTLAVLFQLIYSYHEIMSFTPEKKVESLISPSSATTQMVDSVTRSACDPQDGGLSSAMSSGSIPPCTISAEESDGSGTSSSVQQVLQASDSAIDEPRDSGDAVSCGESPWYHLRKESAAFVSETLQRGRRNLWQLTTSRVSVLLSSPGASSTSIHQFLKNYEDLSIFILAGEAFCGFEVVDFREKLKGVCENYFTAFHRQSMHALKMVLEKETWTKLSPDTVQTINFAGLVGDGAPLIISSRSATGSSRFPHSNKSNNSVDPSGNRSGFSYWLKSGNPFSAKLTLYREDQDYSSVNGAISRDDEGNDSIHDDVVNPKIRDKKRVNGGSPVSEDENEDLLADFIDEDSQLPRRSFTRSQSRTSSSHLSTNDDLTAQTGSSLCLLRSMDKYARLMQKLEIVNVEFFKGICQLFGVFFYFVFQVFGQENTNSGGKGVADSFNHRLKSSLSRISQECEQWIKPHISSSPSSSLAFPNTVHSLADVTPANPLNTSGHISGVSFSLKERCAAVDTVSLVARILHKSKAHLQSMLMSRTGSLVEDFFGQLQIYLKELH comes from the exons ATGCAGCCTAATCTTTTCCCATTCGGCACTGTTTTGAGTAATCCATTCCTCTTCAATGGCGGAGATCTAACCGAACTTGGTTCTGGTGCTGGATTCGAGAGctctagggttttcttcttaCTCCCTTTCTTTTTATCATCCCAAGGCGGCAGTGGTGGGATGGATTTGTCCAAAGTTGGTGAAAAGTTCCTCAGCTCTGTTAAATCCGCTACTTCTCTTGGTCTCTtaccttctccttctttctccgATCGTCCTGAG ATTCCTGCACGTGCTGCAGCTGCTGCTGCGGTTGCTCGTGCTTTGGCTGGACTACCTTCTGATCAAGGGTTGAGTATATCTTCTACTGCTACTGAGCTTAGTTCAATTTATGGGAATAGACCTCTTCCTCAGCAAGTTGAAGAGCTTGAAGAAGGGTTTTATGAAgag GATTTTGATTCTGTAATGCATATTTTGGAGAATGTGCCGGATGATCAAAGTGAGTTGGCTTATTTTGAGAAACAG GCCACCTTGAGGTTGGTACAGCTGGATAGAGTGGCAGAAGATCTGTCTCACCATGTTATGGAGCATCATGAAGTAATGG TGAAGGGGATGAATTTGGTTAGAGAACTTGAAAAAGATTTGAAGATTGCAAATGTCATCTGCAAG AATGGAAGACGAAATTTGACTTCTTCTATGAATGAGGCCTCCAGAGATCTTATTGTACACAATcattccaaaaagaaacaagctCTTCTG GATATGCTTCCTATTCTAACCGATCTCCGCCATGCAAGGGTAATGCGGTCAACTCTTGAAGACCTTGTTGAAGAAGGAAACTATTGCAAG GCGTTTCAAGTTCTATCGGAGTATTTGCAGCTGCTTGATAGTCTATCTGAATTCTCAGCAGCCCAAGAGATGACCCGTGGTGTTGAG GTTTGGTTAGGAAGAACTCTCCATAAGCTGGATTCACTATTGTTGGGCGTTTGCCAGGAGTTCAAAGAAGATAGTTATGTAATG GTCCTTGACGCTTATGCACTGATCGGTGATGTCTCTGGTCTTGCCGAAAAAATACAAAGCTTCTTTATGCAAGAAGTTATCTCAGAAACCCACTCAGTGCTAAAGACCATTGTTGGGGAG gaTAACAGTGCTGCCACCCAATATAGTAG ACTTACCTACAGCGATCTATGCCTTCAGACACCAGAATCCAAGTTTAGGCAATGTCTTTTGAGAACACTAGCTGTGCTGTTTCAGTTAATATATTCATACCATGAGATAATGAGTTTCACGCCAGAAAAGAAG GTAGAAAGTTTGATTTCACCAAGTTCTGCAACAACTCAAATGGTTGATTCAGTAACTAGAAGTGCATGCGACCCACAGGATGGGGGCCTCTCATCAGCCATGAGTTCTGGAAGTATACCTCCTTGTACAATTTCTGCTGAAGAGTCTGATGGAAGTGGAACATCCAGTTCCGTGCAGCAGGTGCTGCAGGCGTCTGATAGTGCAATAGATGAGCCTAGAGATTCTGGAGATGCAGTATCATGTGGCGAGTCGCCATGGTACCATCTACGAAAAGAAAGTGCAGCTTTTGTTTCAGAAACTCTTCAGAGAGGACGAAGAAATCTTTGGCAACTTACAACGAGCCGTGTCTCAGTTTTGCTCTCTTCCCCAGGTGCTTCATCAACAAGTATACATCAGTTCCTAAAAAATTATGAAGACCTGAGCATCTTTATCCTTGCTGGGGAAGCATTCTGTGGATTTGAAGTTGTTGATTTTAGGGAGAAGCTAAAGGGTGTATGTGAAAATTATTTCACTGCGTTTCATAGACAAAGCATGCAT GCGCTTAAAATGGTTCTGGAGAAGGAGACATGGACAAAATTGTCTCCTGATACTGTGCAAACTATTAATTTTGCTGGTCTTGTGGGGGATGGGGCTCCCCTAATTATTTCTTCCCGCAGTGCCACTGGTTCTTCCAGATTCCCTCACTCGAATAAGTCAAATAACTCAGTTGATCCAAGTGGTAACAGGAGTGGATTTTCTTATTGGCTGAAAAGTGGAAACCCCTTCTCAGCAAAGTTAACTCTCTATAGAGAAGATCAAGACTACTCCTCAGTTAATGGAGCTATCTCTCGAGATGATGAAGGGAATGATAGTATTCACGATGATGTTGTGAATCCCAAGATAAGAGATAAAAAACGCGTTAACGGAGGCAGTCCTGTTTCAGAAGATGAAAACGAAGACCTTCTTGCTGACTTTATTGATGAGGATAGTCAGCTTCCAAGACGAAGTTTTACACGTAGTCAATCAAGGACTTCATCTTCACATCTCAGTACTAATGATGATTTGACAGCTCAAACAGGATCGTCCCTTTGTCTTCTAAG ATCAATGGATAAGTACGCGAGGCTTATGCAGAAACTAGAAATTGTTAACGTTGAATTCTTTAAG GGAATATGCCAATTGTTTGGggtctttttctattttgtatttCAAGTATTTGGTCAAGAAAATACTAATTCAGGTGGAAAAGGAGTCGCTGACTCTTTCAATC ATCGTTTGAAAAGCAGCTTATCCCGGATATCACAAGAGTGTGAGCAATGGATAAAACCTCACatttcatcatcaccttcttcttcacttgccTTTCCCAACACCGTTCATAGTCTTGCGGACGTGACTCCAGCAAATCCCTTAAATACTTCTGGTCACATATCAGGCGTATCTTTTAGTCTCAAG GAAAGATGTGCTGCAGTGGACACTGTTTCTCTTGTGGCTCGGATATTACATAAATCAAAGGCTCATCTCCAATCAATGCTTATGTCAAGAACTGGCTCTCTGGTTGAAGACTTCTTTGGTCAACTG CAAATATATTTGAAGGAGTTGCATTAA